The region GATAAAGAAAATAAATTTTTAAATAGCATTGATGGTGTTGGTGTAGAAAGCTTATGGTTTTATAAAAATAAACCTCAAGATAAAAAAAATACTGATTATCGATTAAAATTTTTAAGACAATTACAATCTAAAGGAAAATTTATTTATGTAATAGAATATATAAATAAAAATATTTATACTGCAAAACAACTTGCTATTAAAAATAATTTTTATTATTATATAGCAAAACCTGACTCAGATCTTGATGAAATAAATTAAAAAAAATAAGAATAACGTCACAACTTTAAAATAAAAAATTGTGGCATCTATTCTTATTTTTTATATTCTACAATTTTATTTTTTCCCTCTTCTTTTGCTTTATAAAGGGCTTCATCAGATTTTTTTATTAATCTTTCTATATTATCATCCTTTTCAAGAAAAGCTACTCCTATACTAAGTGTTATTTTTAATATTTCTTCATCTGCTGTAATATATGTTGACATAATTTTTTGACGAATCTTTTCTAATTTATCCATTATATATTCTTTTTTCTTATCAAAAAATATGGCTACAAATTCATCTCCTCCATATCTTGATAAAATATCTTCATTTTTTAAAAATTCTTTAATTATATTAGTTACTATAATTAAAGCTTTGTCTCCTATATCATGACCAAACGTATCATTAACTGATTTAAAATTATCTATATCTATAGTGCAACAAGCAATAAAAGTATTTTCTTTTTGATATTCTACTATTCTTTTAGCAGTTTCTTCTAAAAAACCTTTTCTATTAAATGTTTTTGTTAAATAATCTGTTAATGCTTCATTTTTAATTTTTTTATTACTTAATATATATTGCAAAATTAATATCAAGTAAATAAATACAATCAAAATAGTTGTTGTTATAAAAATAGCCCCTATTTCTTTTATTTTGATTTCACTACTTTGCATAACTTCATCTAATGACATAGCTTGAATAATATCTAATTTATCTATATTTGTTTTTTGCTTAATAAAAATAAAATTATTTCCATCTATAAAATATTCTAAATAATCTTTTTTATTCAATTCGTTTATTATATTTTTATTAAAATTAATATTTTTTTTGCTTTTTAATATTATTTCATTATTATATAGTAAAAAATTAAATCCATGAATACCAATCACATAATTTTTTAAATCATTTTCAAAACTATCTATCAATATATCTGCTCCAATATATCCAATTATTTGATCATTTTTTCTTATAGCTTTAACTGCTGTCATTCCAATTTTTTTTGTAGTGTACTCTTTATATGGAGTGGTAAAAACAGCTTTATTACTAGTTTGTGCAAAACTATACCACGGACGTTTTTTCACATCATAATTTTTATCACTTATAGTTCCATTACTATCAATATAAAAATTTGCGCTATCATTTGCCAACCACACAAGATAAACTTCATCATCTATTTTTTCTAATTCTAATAATGTTTTTAAAATACTATTATATTCAGTTCTTAAAATATCTCTTCTTTCTTTAGTTTCTTTTAAATAATTTATTAATTCATTATTTTTAGAAATTATTTCTACTGCATAAAGTGTTTTTTCAAGTTTATGCGATATTTCTTTATCCTGTCTTTTCGTTATTTCTAAAAAATTAATCACATTTTTATTTTTTATCTCTTTATATACTTTTTCTCTTACAATAACATATGAAGCAGTTATTATTATTATGACTAATAAAAAACTAATAATATTTATTTGTAACTCCTTTTTTTTATTCATATTTATCTCCCTAATTATATTGCTAATCTTATTTTTTTACTATATAATTATAATACATGGTTTTATAGGAGGTGTCAATTTGAATATAAAAAAAAATTTCATTGAAGATATATCTTGTAGTATTTTTTATAAAAATACTACAAAAAAAATACCTTTAGTCGTTGTTTTACATGGATATAACGGAAGTAAAAACAATTTAGAAAAAAGATTAAATATTGGAAAAAAATTTGCAAATAATGGATATTATACCGTGCTTTATGATGCACCAAATCATGGTGAACGAAATAAATACAATATAGACAATAATCATGATATGTTCTTTTATCTTTTGAAAAAAAATGTTGTTGATTTGGAAAAAGTAATTAATTATTTTAAAAAGTTAGAAAATATAGATGAAAATAAAATATTTCTTACAGGAATCTCTTTTGGTGCTATGACAATTTTTAAATATATTTCTAAATATACTGTTTTTGCTAGTGCTCCAATAGTAGGTTGCAGTAATATTGATGAATTCATATTACATTATAATAAAAATAATATAATAAAAAAAATTGATAAAATTACTACTGAAATAATCGAAAATTTTAATCCTTTTGATAATATAATAAAAAACTATAATAACCATTTAATAATGATAAATGGTAAATATGATAAAATAATGCCTTATCACTCTAATGAAAAACTTTATAAAACACTTAAAAAAAAGTATAATCATAATAATAATAACTCTTTATTAGAGTTTTATTTATTAGATTATGGTCATTTTCAAAACGAAGAAATGTTTGATATTGTAATCAAAAAGTTTAATCAAATATTAAAAATAAAAAATCAATAAAAAAATATTAGGAGGTAATAAATGAAAACAGCTTTAATTACAGGTGCAAGTAGTGGTATTGGTAAAGAATTAGCATATATTCATGCGAAAAATGGTGGTAATTTAGTTCTTGTGGCTAGAAGTAAAGATAAATTAGAAAATATAAAAAAAGATATTGAATCAAAATATAAAGTTAAAGTAGATATAATAATAAAAGATTTAAGTATCCAAAGTTCACCTTTTGAAATATATAATGAAGTAAAAGAAAAAAAAATTGATATTGAATATTTAATTAATAATGCTGGATTTGGCGGTATTGGATATTTTCATAAAAGGGATTTATCTAAAGATTTATCTATGATAAATGTAAATATAGTTGCACTTACTGCTCTTACACATTTATTTTTACAAGATTTCACTAAAAAAAATAGTGGTAAAATACTAAATGTTTCTTCTACTGCTAGTCTTTTACCTGGACCTTTACAAGCTGTATATTATGCAACAAAATCTTTTGTTACTTCATTTAGTAATGCACTTTCTCAAGAATTAAAAAATACAAATATTACAGTAACAAATCTAATGCCAGGCGCTACTAATACAGGGTTTGGAAAAGTTTCTGGCATGGATAAAACAATTTTATTTAACAAAACTGCTTCTGCTAAAAAAGTAGCGCTTGACGGATATAACGGTATGCTTCGTGGTAAATTAGATATAGTTTCTGGTATTACATTTTCTCAAAAAATCATGTTTTTACTTCTTCCATTTACTCCAAAAAAATTAAAACTTCTTTCTGTATTTAAAATGCAACAAGAAATAAATTAATTTAATAAAAAAATTTTGTTATTTTATAATAATATATAGTATAATAAAAAAGAAAGTCTTTTTTAATAGAAAGGAGTATTTTAATTGTATACAATATTACATATTGATTCTAGTTATTTTTTTAGAAAAATTTTTAAAGATAAATTTGAAAGCGAGGGTATAAATTATATTGGTGTCTCATCTCTTTCAGAAGCAAGAAATGAACTTATGTATGATCCTAAAATAAATATTATATTAACAGCAGTAGAATTCGAAGACGAAAATATAGAAGAATTTATATATGAATTAAGTGATAGTAAATATAAAAATATACCTATTTTTGTTATAACTGGAAATACTTCTACACAAAAAAGAATAGAGATTTTTAATTTAGGTATTGTTGATTATATATTAAAAAATACTCCTATTGATGAAATTGTAGAAAATATTTTAGCTTTTACTCGTGAATCAGAACTTTTACAAGAACTTCGAAAAGCAAAAATTGCTGTTTTAGATGATAGTAAATTTGAAATAATGAGACTAGAAGATATATTTAAAGCAAATAATATTAAAAATATAGATTTTTATACTGAGATTGAAGATTTAGAAAATTCTAATAAACAATACGATATTTATCTTATTGATATGGTATTAAAAAATCGTTCTGGTGAAGATATGATACTTAAAATAAGAGAAAATAATAAGTATTGCCCAATAATAGCAGTATCTTCTATAGCAAATGCTAAAACTATATCACATGTATTATTAACTGGTGCAAATGATTATATTGTAAAACCTTACGTTCAAGAGGTTTTACTTGCTAGAATGGAAATAGCTCTTCGTAATTATCTTGTTATAAAGGAGTTCCTTAAATAAATGAAGTTTATTTTAGATAACATAAAATCTATATTAAAAGATCAAAATTATTTAGAATATGATAAAATATATTCTAAAATGATAGAAGCTTGTAAAAACAATAAAATAATTGAAATAATTGATAAAAAAGGAAACATTGTGACTATCCTTCATAATAAAGAAGAAATGGAATACTACCATAAGAAACTTATTCAAGTTCACGGTATTTATGGTTATTTCTAATTTTTTAACATAGGATTTCATCCTATGTTTTTATTTCTTTTTTATTTCCTATTTTAAATGGAAAAATTCATAATAAAAAAAATCGTGATAAAAATTCTAAAAAAATAATTGTATAATATATTATAAAAGTTTATAATATAACCATAAAAGAAAGGTGATAAAATGAGTGATAAAATCATAATTAAAGGTGCTAGAGAACATAACTTAAAAAATATAAATATAGAAATTCCTAAAAATCAATTTGTTGTAATTACTGGAGTGAGTGGTAGTGGTAAATCAAGTTTAGCTTTTGATACCATTTATTCTGAGGGACAAAGAAGATACGTAGAAAGTCTATCCGCTTATGCTCGCCAATTTATTGGACAAATGCAAAAACCAGATATAGATAGTATCGAAGGACTTTCCCCTGCTATTTCTATAGAACAAAAAACTACTAATAAAAATCCTCGTTCTACCGTAGGAACAATTACTGAAATATATGACTATATGAGACTTTTATGGGCACATATAGGAGAACCTCATTGTCCTATATGTGGAAAAGGGGTTAAAGGTCAAAGTGTTCAAGAAATAGTTGATACAATTATTGAAACTAATAATGAAAAAGATAAAATGATAATACTAGCTCCTATTATAAAAGATAAAAAAGGAACTCATAAAAATTTATTTTTAAATTTATTAAAAAAAGGTTATGTTCGTGCAAGAGTAAATAATGAAATACTTTATCTTGAAGATAGTATTGAACTTGACAAAAATAAAAAACACAATATAGAAGTAGTTATTGATAGAATTATATTAAAAAAAGATGATAAAGAATTCTTACAAAGATTGACAAATGCTATTGAAACAGCTGTTGAATTAGCCGAAGGTAACGTTATTGCAAATATTAATGGCACTGATATTTTCTTTAGTGAAAACTTTACTTGTCCTGATCACAATATAAGTTTTCCTGAAATTAATCCTAGATTATTTTCTTTTAATGCTCCTTATGGTGCTTGTCCTGAGTGTAATGGTCTTGGGAAAAAATTAGAGGTAAATGAAGATTATCTTATAATTGACGAAAATCTTTCTTTAAATGAAGGAGCAGTTTATATTCCTGGTGCAAATAGTAAAAAAGGTTATGTATGGAATGTTTTTTATTCAATGACATTGGCTTTTAATATTGACTTAAATAAACCATTTAAAGATTTAACTAAAAGAGAAAAAGATATTATTTTTTATGGAACTAAAGAAAAAAAATTTAAAGTAAATTATGTTGGGGAAAATTTTTCTTATAACGGCATGAAATCTTTTGAAGGAATAGTAAAGAATATAGAAAGAAGATATTATGAAACTACTTCTGAAGCTATAAAAGAGGAAATTGAAAATAAGTATATGATAGAAAGAGTATGTAAAAAATGTAATGGAAAAAGATTAAAAGATGAAGTTCTATCTATACACATAAATAATAAAAATATTATGGACGTTTCTTTTATAAGTATAAGAGAATCCTTAAAGTTTTTTAAAGAGATTAAATTAACTCAAAAACAAAAACAAATAGCAAAAGAAATTTTAAAAGAAATAAAAGAAAGATTAAACTTTTTAGTAAATGTTGGATTAGACTATTTAATGCTTGCTCGAGAAACAAAAACTCTTTCCGGTGGTGAATCACAACGTATTAGATTAGCAACACAAATAGGTTCGGGACTTACTGGCGTTATTTATGTACTTGATGAACCTAGCATAGGATTACATCAAAGAGATAATGATAAACTATTAGGTACATTAAATAGACTTAAAAAATTAGGAAATACTCTTATTGTAGTAGAACACGATGAAGATACTATGCTTCAAGCTGATTATATTATAGATATGGGGCCTCATGCTGGTAAATATGGCGGAAATATCGTAGCTAAAGGTACTCCCGAAGAAATAATGAATAATGAAAGCTCAAAAACAGGGAAATATCTAAAAGGTGAAAACATTATAAAAGTTCCAGAAAAAAGAAGGGAACCTCTTGGATATATAGAATTAAAAGGCGCTAAAGGAAATAATTTAAAAAATATTAATGTTAAAATTCCTTTAGGAGTAATGACCCTTGTTACTGGAGTAAGTGGTAGTGGTAAATCTTCTTTAATTAATCAAACATTATATCCTATTTTATTTAATAAATTAAATAAAGGTAAACTTTATCCTCTAGAGTATAAAGAAATAATAGGAATAGAACATTTAAATAAAATAATTGATATTGACCAAAGTCCTATAGGAAGAACTCCTCGTTCAAATACTGCTACATATACTAAAATTTTTGATGAAATCCGTGATATATTTGCCCAAACAAAAGACTCTCAGTTTCGGGGATATAAAAAAGGAAGATTTTCTTTTAATGTAAAAGGTGGGCGATGTGAAGCGTGTCAAGGGGCTGGAATTATTAAAATAGAAATGAATTTCTTACCAGATGTATATGTAACTTGTGACGTATGTAAAGGAAAAAGATATAATAGAGAAACACTTGAAGTATATTATAAAGGAAAAAATATTGATGAAGTATTAAATATGAGCGTTGATGAAGCATATAATTTTTTTAAAAACATTCCAAAGTTAGAAAGAAAACTAAAAGTTTTAAAAGATGTAGGACTTGGATACATTAAACTTGGACAACCTGCTACTACTCTTTCTGGTGGTGAAGCACAAAGGGTAAAGTTAGCCACTGAACTTTCAAAAAAATCTAGAGGCAAAACAATTTATATATTAGATGAGCCCACTACTGGATTACATTTTGATGATATAAAAAAATTATTAGAAGTATTAAATAAACTTGTAGAAAAAGGAAATACCGTAGTTATCATAGAACATAATTTAGATGTTATAAAAATTGCCGATTATATAATTGATATAGGTCCTGAAGGTGGAAATCAAGGTGGAGAGATTATTGCAATAGGAACACCTGAAAAAATTATAAAATCTAAAAAAAGTTACACTGCTAAGTATTTAAAAAAATATCTCTCTAAATAAACGTAAGGAGTAGGTGCACTATGAAAAAAATATATATTTTTATGTCGATATTTTTTCTAATAACTACTATTAGCTTTGGAAAAAGTAGATATCAATTTTTTAAAAGTAAAGTTATGCCAAAAAGCGTAGCTGTAAGTAATTCGGGTGAAATTTTTATTGTTGATTCTATAGCTGATCAAATAATGAAATACAGTAAAAAAGGAAGATATATTAAGTCTTATTACTATGATGATCTAAAAACTATATCCGATATATTCTATTATAAAGGAAAATTATACATTCTTTCACTTAAAGAACAAATTTATGTTATTGATACAAATGGTAATTTATTAGAAAAACATCAATATAATAAAGGAAAATTACTTGGTGAATTTAATAAACCTACTTCTATTTATGTAGATGATGAATATATTACTATTGCTGATAGTGGTAATAATAGAATTCAACTTCTTACTACTGATTTTAAAATTGTACGTGATTTTGGATATAAAGGTTTATTTTATACTGCATTTTCTGATATTAGTAGTGTTTCTAGAATT is a window of Hypnocyclicus thermotrophus DNA encoding:
- a CDS encoding sensor domain-containing diguanylate cyclase, producing the protein MNKKKELQINIISFLLVIIIITASYVIVREKVYKEIKNKNVINFLEITKRQDKEISHKLEKTLYAVEIISKNNELINYLKETKERRDILRTEYNSILKTLLELEKIDDEVYLVWLANDSANFYIDSNGTISDKNYDVKKRPWYSFAQTSNKAVFTTPYKEYTTKKIGMTAVKAIRKNDQIIGYIGADILIDSFENDLKNYVIGIHGFNFLLYNNEIILKSKKNINFNKNIINELNKKDYLEYFIDGNNFIFIKQKTNIDKLDIIQAMSLDEVMQSSEIKIKEIGAIFITTTILIVFIYLILILQYILSNKKIKNEALTDYLTKTFNRKGFLEETAKRIVEYQKENTFIACCTIDIDNFKSVNDTFGHDIGDKALIIVTNIIKEFLKNEDILSRYGGDEFVAIFFDKKKEYIMDKLEKIRQKIMSTYITADEEILKITLSIGVAFLEKDDNIERLIKKSDEALYKAKEEGKNKIVEYKK
- a CDS encoding alpha/beta hydrolase family protein — encoded protein: MNIKKNFIEDISCSIFYKNTTKKIPLVVVLHGYNGSKNNLEKRLNIGKKFANNGYYTVLYDAPNHGERNKYNIDNNHDMFFYLLKKNVVDLEKVINYFKKLENIDENKIFLTGISFGAMTIFKYISKYTVFASAPIVGCSNIDEFILHYNKNNIIKKIDKITTEIIENFNPFDNIIKNYNNHLIMINGKYDKIMPYHSNEKLYKTLKKKYNHNNNNSLLEFYLLDYGHFQNEEMFDIVIKKFNQILKIKNQ
- the uvrA gene encoding excinuclease ABC subunit UvrA, encoding MSDKIIIKGAREHNLKNINIEIPKNQFVVITGVSGSGKSSLAFDTIYSEGQRRYVESLSAYARQFIGQMQKPDIDSIEGLSPAISIEQKTTNKNPRSTVGTITEIYDYMRLLWAHIGEPHCPICGKGVKGQSVQEIVDTIIETNNEKDKMIILAPIIKDKKGTHKNLFLNLLKKGYVRARVNNEILYLEDSIELDKNKKHNIEVVIDRIILKKDDKEFLQRLTNAIETAVELAEGNVIANINGTDIFFSENFTCPDHNISFPEINPRLFSFNAPYGACPECNGLGKKLEVNEDYLIIDENLSLNEGAVYIPGANSKKGYVWNVFYSMTLAFNIDLNKPFKDLTKREKDIIFYGTKEKKFKVNYVGENFSYNGMKSFEGIVKNIERRYYETTSEAIKEEIENKYMIERVCKKCNGKRLKDEVLSIHINNKNIMDVSFISIRESLKFFKEIKLTQKQKQIAKEILKEIKERLNFLVNVGLDYLMLARETKTLSGGESQRIRLATQIGSGLTGVIYVLDEPSIGLHQRDNDKLLGTLNRLKKLGNTLIVVEHDEDTMLQADYIIDMGPHAGKYGGNIVAKGTPEEIMNNESSKTGKYLKGENIIKVPEKRREPLGYIELKGAKGNNLKNINVKIPLGVMTLVTGVSGSGKSSLINQTLYPILFNKLNKGKLYPLEYKEIIGIEHLNKIIDIDQSPIGRTPRSNTATYTKIFDEIRDIFAQTKDSQFRGYKKGRFSFNVKGGRCEACQGAGIIKIEMNFLPDVYVTCDVCKGKRYNRETLEVYYKGKNIDEVLNMSVDEAYNFFKNIPKLERKLKVLKDVGLGYIKLGQPATTLSGGEAQRVKLATELSKKSRGKTIYILDEPTTGLHFDDIKKLLEVLNKLVEKGNTVVIIEHNLDVIKIADYIIDIGPEGGNQGGEIIAIGTPEKIIKSKKSYTAKYLKKYLSK
- a CDS encoding NHL repeat-containing protein — encoded protein: MKKIYIFMSIFFLITTISFGKSRYQFFKSKVMPKSVAVSNSGEIFIVDSIADQIMKYSKKGRYIKSYYYDDLKTISDIFYYKGKLYILSLKEQIYVIDTNGNLLEKHQYNKGKLLGEFNKPTSIYVDDEYITIADSGNNRIQLLTTDFKIVRDFGYKGLFYTAFSDISSVSRINDYFLVADKDTGEIKVFDKSGLYERNIQDEKGNDVRAFIAPNDIFVYKNYIYIVDSGSSKISVYNKDFKLLYKFGSKGTGKTEFGSIKSIWVNDKYFYIADTTNSVVKVFNTKDLKYRFSLGVNKVLMYIILMLAFIAPVALGIEILILKKHRKGDIID
- a CDS encoding SDR family NAD(P)-dependent oxidoreductase: MKTALITGASSGIGKELAYIHAKNGGNLVLVARSKDKLENIKKDIESKYKVKVDIIIKDLSIQSSPFEIYNEVKEKKIDIEYLINNAGFGGIGYFHKRDLSKDLSMINVNIVALTALTHLFLQDFTKKNSGKILNVSSTASLLPGPLQAVYYATKSFVTSFSNALSQELKNTNITVTNLMPGATNTGFGKVSGMDKTILFNKTASAKKVALDGYNGMLRGKLDIVSGITFSQKIMFLLLPFTPKKLKLLSVFKMQQEIN
- a CDS encoding response regulator, which produces MYTILHIDSSYFFRKIFKDKFESEGINYIGVSSLSEARNELMYDPKINIILTAVEFEDENIEEFIYELSDSKYKNIPIFVITGNTSTQKRIEIFNLGIVDYILKNTPIDEIVENILAFTRESELLQELRKAKIAVLDDSKFEIMRLEDIFKANNIKNIDFYTEIEDLENSNKQYDIYLIDMVLKNRSGEDMILKIRENNKYCPIIAVSSIANAKTISHVLLTGANDYIVKPYVQEVLLARMEIALRNYLVIKEFLK